The proteins below are encoded in one region of Symbiobacterium terraclitae:
- a CDS encoding MFS transporter gives MSTDHGVLALMRHRNYMLYWFGFLISNAGAWIQSVAQGWLVYEISDSAAWLGTVGFVRAFPLILLSLIGGTVADRFPKRRILYITQSVQLLSAFILGTLTLLGHIQVWHVVLLSAVSAAAQAFDQPTRHALVPQLVPRSILHSAISFNSIAFNGAALFGPSLTGVLVPLIGFAGCFYVNAASFVAVFIALALMDFPPHRPGERKQSMLQDLREGLAFIRHSPIILALISMAAVTSFFARPYQQFITVFAKDVVHGDVGIAGLMQAAPALGTVIFMLAIVSAPDIQWKGKMLLGSGVLFSLALVAFSWSSNLYLSLALLVIVGGCAMTWQTTLNTLLQTNVDDRMRGRVMSAYTMTALAMMPLGQGPLGVAVDYLGPSLAVTLGALISLAWLVYMGILRVREIRALP, from the coding sequence ATGAGTACTGACCACGGCGTACTGGCACTGATGCGCCACCGCAACTACATGCTCTACTGGTTCGGCTTCCTCATCTCCAACGCCGGCGCGTGGATTCAGTCGGTGGCCCAGGGGTGGCTGGTCTACGAGATCTCGGACAGCGCCGCCTGGCTGGGTACCGTGGGCTTCGTGCGGGCGTTCCCGCTGATCCTCCTCTCGCTGATCGGGGGCACCGTGGCAGACCGCTTCCCGAAGCGCCGCATCCTCTACATCACCCAGTCGGTGCAGCTGCTGAGCGCGTTCATCCTCGGCACGCTGACGCTGCTCGGCCACATCCAGGTCTGGCACGTCGTGCTGCTCTCCGCCGTCTCGGCAGCGGCGCAGGCCTTCGACCAGCCCACCCGCCACGCGCTCGTGCCGCAGCTCGTGCCCAGGTCCATCCTGCACTCCGCCATCTCGTTCAACTCCATCGCCTTCAACGGCGCCGCGCTCTTCGGACCGTCGCTCACGGGCGTGCTGGTGCCGCTCATCGGCTTCGCCGGCTGCTTCTACGTCAACGCCGCCAGCTTCGTTGCCGTGTTCATCGCCCTGGCGCTGATGGACTTCCCGCCGCACCGGCCGGGCGAGCGGAAGCAGTCCATGCTCCAGGACCTGCGGGAAGGGCTCGCCTTCATCCGCCACAGCCCGATCATCCTGGCGCTGATCTCCATGGCGGCGGTGACCTCGTTCTTCGCCCGGCCGTACCAGCAGTTTATCACGGTCTTCGCCAAGGACGTGGTGCACGGGGACGTGGGCATCGCCGGACTGATGCAGGCGGCCCCCGCGCTGGGCACCGTCATCTTCATGCTGGCCATCGTGTCGGCGCCGGACATCCAGTGGAAGGGCAAGATGCTGCTGGGTTCGGGCGTGCTCTTCAGCCTGGCGCTCGTCGCCTTCAGCTGGTCGTCCAACCTGTACCTCTCGCTGGCCCTGCTGGTCATCGTCGGCGGGTGTGCCATGACCTGGCAGACCACGCTGAACACCCTGCTGCAGACCAACGTCGACGACCGCATGCGCGGCCGCGTCATGTCGGCCTACACCATGACGGCGCTGGCGATGATGCCGCTGGGCCAGGGGCCGCTGGGCGTGGCCGTGGACTACCTGGGCCCGTCGCTGGCGGTCACCCTCGGTGCCCTGATCTCGCTGGCCTGGCTCGTCTACATGGGGATCCTGCGGGTGCGGGAGATCCGCGCGCTGCCGTAG
- the pruA gene encoding L-glutamate gamma-semialdehyde dehydrogenase: MAVVPFRNEPLTDFSRPENRDAFRQALELVQSRFGREYPLVIGGERIMTKDRIVSTNPAKPDEVVGYVGKADRELADKAMAAALAAFEEWSHVNPKARARILLKAAAIMRRRKHEFSATMVVEIGKNWAEADADTAEAIDFLEYYAREMYRLSEPHELTRIPGEDNELYYIPLGVGLIIPPWNFPCAIMVGMTSAAIVTGNTVILKPASITPVIAGLFVEVMEEAGLPPGVLNFLPGPGGSVGDYLVAHPKTRFISFTGSKEVGLRINEVAARTAPGQVWIKRVIAEMGGKDAIVVDKDCDLDEAAAGIVTSAFGFQGQKCSACSRAIIHEDVYEPMIDLIVEKTKALLQGDPRNPDVHQGPVADKNAYESILRYIEIGRGEGRLLLGGGPSALAKETGGYFIEPTVIADVDTKARIAQEEIFGPVLAVIKAKDFKDAIRIANDTEFGLTGSVYSRNRANLEYARRHFFVGNLYLNRKSTGALVGVHPFGGFNMSGTDSKAGGPDYLLLFTQPKAVSEKL; encoded by the coding sequence ATGGCTGTCGTACCGTTCAGGAATGAGCCGCTGACCGATTTCTCCCGTCCCGAGAATCGCGATGCCTTCCGCCAGGCCCTGGAACTGGTGCAGAGCCGCTTCGGGCGCGAGTACCCGCTCGTGATCGGCGGGGAGCGGATCATGACCAAGGACCGCATCGTCTCCACCAACCCCGCCAAGCCCGATGAGGTCGTGGGTTACGTCGGCAAGGCTGACCGTGAGCTGGCCGACAAGGCCATGGCCGCGGCGCTCGCCGCCTTCGAGGAGTGGAGCCACGTCAACCCCAAGGCCCGGGCGCGGATCCTCCTGAAGGCCGCCGCCATCATGCGCCGCCGCAAGCACGAGTTCTCGGCGACCATGGTGGTGGAGATCGGCAAGAACTGGGCCGAGGCGGACGCCGACACGGCCGAGGCCATCGACTTCCTCGAGTACTACGCCCGGGAGATGTACCGGCTCTCCGAGCCGCACGAGCTCACCCGCATCCCCGGCGAGGACAACGAGCTCTACTACATCCCGCTGGGCGTGGGCCTGATCATCCCGCCGTGGAACTTCCCGTGCGCGATCATGGTCGGCATGACCTCGGCGGCGATCGTGACGGGCAACACCGTCATCCTGAAGCCGGCGTCCATCACACCCGTCATCGCCGGGCTGTTCGTCGAGGTGATGGAGGAGGCCGGCCTGCCGCCCGGCGTGCTCAACTTCCTGCCCGGCCCCGGCGGCTCGGTGGGCGACTACCTCGTCGCGCACCCGAAGACCCGCTTCATCTCCTTCACCGGCTCCAAGGAGGTCGGCCTCCGGATCAACGAGGTGGCCGCCAGGACGGCCCCCGGCCAGGTCTGGATCAAGCGGGTCATCGCCGAGATGGGCGGCAAGGACGCCATCGTCGTCGACAAGGACTGCGACCTGGATGAGGCCGCGGCCGGCATCGTCACTTCGGCCTTCGGCTTCCAGGGCCAGAAGTGCTCGGCCTGCTCCCGGGCGATCATCCACGAGGACGTCTACGAGCCGATGATCGACCTGATCGTCGAGAAGACCAAGGCCCTGCTGCAGGGCGATCCGCGCAACCCGGACGTCCACCAGGGACCCGTGGCTGACAAGAACGCCTACGAGTCGATCCTGCGCTACATCGAGATCGGCAGGGGCGAGGGCCGGCTGCTGCTGGGCGGCGGCCCATCGGCGCTGGCGAAGGAGACGGGCGGCTACTTCATCGAGCCGACGGTCATCGCCGACGTGGACACCAAGGCCCGCATCGCCCAGGAGGAGATCTTCGGGCCGGTCCTGGCCGTCATCAAGGCCAAGGACTTCAAGGACGCCATCCGCATCGCCAACGACACCGAGTTCGGCCTCACCGGCTCGGTCTACTCCCGCAACCGGGCCAACCTGGAGTATGCCCGCCGCCACTTCTTCGTGGGCAACCTCTACCTGAACCGGAAGTCCACCGGTGCCCTGGTCGGCGTCCACCCGTTCGGGGGGTTCAACATGAGCGGCACCGATTCCAAGGCCGGCGGCCCGGACTACCTGCTGCTCTTCACCCAGCCGAAGGCGGTCAGCGAGAAGCTGTAG
- a CDS encoding ATP-dependent DNA helicase, translating to MQIRWTKLPFTAHNEAEYRKGLNDWLGHVFYDLLPEHGFEVREEQIYTAFRIARALTEGATLLAEAGPGTGKTFAYLLPAVCHARMRGAPVVVASASGVLKAQLTGPDGDIHTLSRLLGLDIDVRVAGDPADYVCELKVETADLSVDREPEGWHELVDWARRTATGARSEVPGVDDELWELVGWDPSLSCDTCPRRGHCLMMAARRHHREAADLVVCDHRLFAQDLLTRNDLLEGGLVPVLPAYSAVIFDEGHYLPETWQRLQGWSLSADRLRRTLGRLEAWQAREQMAWRLEAALRAAENFMRGMDAHTRPGEGKRDVDRSDLLLKAAARLDRALDDLQTELVTEEAMSEGQTAETELNAYQARIDEIRAALRLFRQPASVVWREGDELWVVPQRPKPLFGGQHLKPGTPVVFSSATLEPAYQARVLGLTKFDQMQVGVPFDLGRQALVYLPAGGAGAGEGTAGEEALIDEAVRVLHATDGRALILLRSLAEVGRWRRALTARNLPWPVLYEGEGDRGAQLVRFRTEVHSVLVGASFWEGVDVPGESLSCVIIPHLPFPEHDPLIRERRAQAQAAGDDPFRAVDLPEMLIKLKQGVGRLIRTAADRGVIALLDRSHAGTDWEEAVEAACPEDARRVSDLAAVRAFLAGGEA from the coding sequence TTGCAGATTCGCTGGACGAAGCTCCCGTTCACCGCCCACAACGAGGCCGAGTACCGGAAGGGGCTGAACGACTGGCTGGGACACGTCTTCTACGACCTGCTGCCGGAGCACGGCTTCGAGGTGCGGGAGGAGCAGATCTACACCGCCTTCCGGATCGCCCGCGCGCTGACCGAGGGCGCCACGCTGCTGGCCGAGGCCGGCCCCGGCACCGGCAAGACTTTCGCCTACCTGCTGCCGGCGGTCTGCCACGCCCGGATGCGGGGCGCCCCGGTGGTGGTGGCCAGCGCGTCCGGCGTGCTGAAGGCGCAGCTGACGGGCCCGGACGGCGACATCCACACGCTCTCCCGCCTGCTGGGCCTCGACATCGACGTGCGGGTGGCCGGCGACCCCGCCGACTACGTCTGCGAGCTGAAGGTGGAGACGGCCGACCTCTCCGTCGACCGCGAGCCCGAGGGCTGGCACGAACTGGTCGACTGGGCCCGGCGCACGGCCACCGGCGCACGCTCGGAGGTGCCCGGGGTCGACGACGAGCTCTGGGAGCTGGTGGGCTGGGACCCGTCGCTCAGCTGCGACACCTGCCCGCGCCGCGGCCACTGCCTGATGATGGCCGCGCGGCGCCACCACCGGGAGGCGGCGGACCTGGTGGTCTGCGACCACCGGCTCTTCGCCCAGGACCTGCTCACCCGGAACGACCTGCTGGAGGGCGGTCTGGTGCCGGTCCTGCCCGCCTACTCCGCCGTGATCTTCGACGAGGGCCACTACCTGCCCGAGACGTGGCAGCGGCTCCAGGGCTGGTCGCTCAGCGCCGACCGGCTCCGCCGGACGCTCGGGCGGCTGGAGGCCTGGCAGGCCCGGGAGCAGATGGCCTGGCGGCTGGAGGCCGCGCTGCGCGCCGCGGAGAACTTCATGCGCGGCATGGACGCCCACACCCGCCCCGGCGAGGGCAAGCGCGACGTGGACCGCTCGGACCTGCTCCTCAAGGCCGCGGCCCGGCTGGACAGGGCCCTGGACGACCTGCAGACCGAGCTGGTCACCGAGGAGGCCATGAGCGAGGGGCAGACGGCCGAGACCGAGCTCAACGCCTACCAGGCGCGCATCGACGAGATCCGGGCCGCGCTGCGGCTCTTCCGCCAGCCGGCGTCTGTGGTTTGGCGGGAGGGCGACGAGCTCTGGGTGGTCCCCCAGCGGCCGAAGCCGCTCTTCGGCGGCCAGCACCTGAAGCCGGGCACGCCCGTCGTCTTCTCCTCGGCCACCCTGGAGCCGGCCTACCAGGCCCGGGTGCTGGGGCTCACCAAGTTCGACCAGATGCAGGTGGGCGTGCCCTTCGACCTGGGCCGGCAGGCGCTGGTCTACCTGCCGGCGGGTGGTGCAGGCGCCGGGGAAGGTACCGCCGGGGAGGAGGCACTGATCGACGAGGCGGTGCGGGTGCTGCACGCCACCGACGGCCGGGCGCTGATCCTGCTGCGGTCCCTGGCCGAGGTCGGCCGCTGGCGGCGGGCGCTGACCGCCCGGAACCTGCCCTGGCCGGTGCTCTACGAGGGTGAGGGCGACCGCGGGGCGCAGCTGGTGCGCTTCCGGACGGAGGTGCACTCGGTGCTGGTCGGGGCCAGCTTCTGGGAAGGGGTGGACGTGCCCGGGGAGTCGCTCTCCTGCGTCATCATCCCCCACCTGCCCTTCCCGGAGCACGACCCGCTCATCCGGGAGCGGCGGGCCCAGGCGCAGGCGGCCGGCGATGACCCCTTCCGGGCCGTGGACCTGCCCGAGATGCTGATCAAGCTGAAGCAGGGCGTCGGCCGGCTGATCCGCACCGCCGCGGACCGGGGCGTCATCGCCCTGCTGGACCGCTCCCACGCGGGCACCGACTGGGAGGAGGCCGTCGAGGCGGCCTGCCCCGAGGACGCCAGGCGCGTCTCGGACCTGGCGGCGGTGAGGGCGTTCCTCGCCGGCGGGGAGGCGTGA
- a CDS encoding homoserine dehydrogenase: MEKQTMRIAILGLGTVGSGVVRLLRESREMLHLKTGLNLELAKVLVRDARRPRPGFEDLPLTDDVDEILGDPSIRIVVELMGGIEPARTYMVEALKRGKTVVTANKDVMADYDKDLYDAGEIGDAELYFEASVGGGIPIIRPLKESLAANRMELVMGIVNGTTNYILTQMSQYGKSYEEALREAQELGYAEPDPTNDVQGYDAARKLAILSSICFLSRVKPGMVYTEGITRITPRDIEYGRRFGWVVKLLAIGKEVDGKIEARVHPAFIPEGHPLANVSGSLNAVFTVGDPVGESMFFGRGAGAGPTASAVVSDLIAAALSKRTPGRRAGDASTVFFEKPVLPISETRSRYYLRLHATDAPGSLARIAERFGLHEVSLAQVVQGSGGPDRPNGRGSAELVLVTHTVQDANMQAVVRDLKEMADTVISVDNVIRVEG; the protein is encoded by the coding sequence ATGGAGAAACAGACGATGCGGATCGCAATCCTGGGCCTGGGCACCGTGGGGAGCGGCGTGGTCCGCCTGCTCCGGGAGAGCAGGGAGATGCTCCACCTGAAGACGGGCCTCAACCTCGAGCTGGCCAAGGTGCTGGTGCGCGACGCGCGGCGGCCGCGCCCCGGGTTCGAGGATCTCCCGCTCACGGACGACGTGGACGAGATCCTCGGCGATCCCTCGATACGCATCGTGGTCGAGCTGATGGGCGGCATCGAGCCGGCCCGCACCTACATGGTCGAGGCGCTGAAGCGGGGCAAGACCGTCGTCACCGCGAACAAGGACGTGATGGCGGATTACGACAAGGACCTGTACGACGCCGGCGAGATCGGCGATGCGGAGCTTTACTTCGAGGCGTCCGTGGGCGGCGGCATCCCCATCATCCGGCCGCTGAAGGAGTCGCTGGCGGCCAACCGGATGGAGCTGGTGATGGGCATCGTCAACGGGACCACCAACTACATCCTGACCCAGATGAGCCAGTACGGCAAGAGCTACGAGGAGGCCCTGCGGGAGGCGCAGGAACTGGGGTACGCCGAGCCCGACCCCACCAACGACGTGCAGGGGTACGACGCCGCCCGCAAGCTGGCGATCCTCTCCTCCATCTGCTTCCTCTCCCGCGTCAAGCCGGGGATGGTCTACACCGAGGGCATCACCCGCATCACGCCCCGGGACATCGAGTACGGGCGCCGCTTCGGCTGGGTCGTGAAGCTCCTGGCGATCGGCAAGGAGGTGGACGGGAAGATCGAGGCGCGGGTCCACCCCGCCTTCATCCCCGAGGGGCACCCGCTGGCCAATGTCTCCGGCTCGCTGAACGCGGTGTTCACCGTCGGCGACCCCGTGGGCGAGTCGATGTTCTTCGGCCGCGGCGCGGGCGCCGGCCCCACGGCCTCGGCGGTGGTCTCCGACCTGATCGCCGCCGCGCTCTCCAAGCGCACCCCGGGCCGCCGGGCCGGCGACGCCAGCACGGTCTTTTTCGAGAAGCCGGTGCTGCCGATCTCCGAGACGCGCAGCCGCTACTACCTGCGCCTGCACGCCACCGACGCCCCGGGCAGCCTCGCCCGCATCGCCGAGCGGTTCGGCTTGCACGAGGTCTCCCTCGCCCAGGTGGTGCAGGGCTCCGGCGGGCCCGACCGGCCCAACGGGCGCGGCTCCGCCGAGCTGGTCCTGGTCACCCACACGGTGCAGGACGCCAACATGCAGGCCGTCGTCCGCGACCTGAAGGAGATGGCCGACACCGTGATCAGCGTCGACAACGTCATCCGGGTGGAGGGGTAG
- a CDS encoding LysE/ArgO family amino acid transporter translates to MAAALIHGLLLAFGLILPLGAQNTFILSQGALHRRWAGALPAVLTAAVSDTLLIALAVSGLSLVLLTVPWLQSALQWAGVLFLAYMGWSTWRSAASLAAVTGAAPGAVAAAGSADEAWPARRQVAFAASVSLLNPHAILDTVAVIGTSALQYDGGARLAFALACIGVSWVWFFGLATAGHLMGVLAAGANLQRGLVRISALIMWGVALQLLRSLLTA, encoded by the coding sequence GTGGCGGCGGCGCTGATACACGGGCTGCTGCTCGCCTTCGGCCTGATCCTCCCGCTGGGCGCACAGAACACGTTCATCCTCAGTCAGGGCGCGCTGCACCGGCGCTGGGCGGGGGCCCTGCCGGCGGTGCTCACCGCCGCGGTCAGCGACACGCTGCTGATCGCACTGGCGGTCTCCGGGCTCTCGCTGGTGCTGCTCACCGTTCCCTGGCTCCAGTCCGCGCTCCAGTGGGCCGGGGTGCTCTTCCTCGCCTACATGGGCTGGTCCACGTGGCGCTCCGCCGCCAGCCTCGCCGCCGTCACCGGCGCCGCGCCCGGCGCGGTCGCCGCAGCGGGTTCCGCCGACGAGGCCTGGCCCGCCCGGCGGCAGGTCGCCTTCGCCGCGTCGGTCTCGCTCCTCAACCCCCATGCGATCCTCGACACGGTGGCCGTGATCGGCACCAGCGCGCTGCAGTACGACGGCGGCGCCCGCCTGGCCTTTGCGCTGGCCTGCATCGGGGTCTCGTGGGTCTGGTTCTTCGGACTCGCCACCGCCGGCCACCTGATGGGCGTCCTCGCGGCAGGCGCCAACCTGCAGCGGGGGCTGGTCCGGATCTCCGCGCTCATCATGTGGGGGGTGGCCCTTCAGCTGCTCCGTTCGCTCCTGACCGCGTGA
- a CDS encoding glycerophosphodiester phosphodiesterase, protein METVALSRRLRRRQRRWPRVLLGIVVLLVALGLVRAFTIQPLPDRAYTAPRPVVLAHQGASGHAPSNTMEAFRLALEQGADILELDVHMTRDGVVVVSHDETIDRMSDGSGLIKEMTLAELRQYDFGYDFTPDGGFSYPYRGKGVTIPTLEEVFQAFPGVPVNIEIKQADPPMEQQVWELVQKYGAEDRVLVASFDGTVARRWRELAGTRVATSAPASHMYLVTALHLPYLDRLYAPVYDAFQLPVAQKAGPITVRFDTPRFLAMAERLNIAVHYWTVNDEAEMKRLYALGAHGIITDYPDRAVKVLRELGLRD, encoded by the coding sequence ATGGAGACTGTTGCGCTGAGCCGCCGCCTCCGGCGCCGCCAGCGCCGCTGGCCGCGGGTGCTCCTGGGGATCGTGGTGCTCCTGGTGGCCCTTGGCCTCGTCCGGGCGTTCACCATCCAGCCGCTGCCCGACCGGGCGTACACCGCGCCCCGGCCGGTGGTCCTCGCCCACCAGGGCGCCTCGGGACACGCACCCTCCAACACGATGGAGGCGTTCCGGCTCGCCCTGGAGCAGGGGGCGGACATCCTGGAGCTGGACGTCCACATGACCAGGGACGGCGTGGTGGTCGTCAGCCACGACGAGACCATCGACCGCATGAGCGACGGCTCGGGGCTGATCAAGGAGATGACGCTGGCCGAGCTGCGCCAGTACGACTTCGGCTACGACTTCACGCCGGACGGCGGCTTCAGCTACCCGTACCGGGGAAAGGGCGTCACCATCCCGACCCTGGAGGAGGTCTTTCAGGCCTTCCCCGGCGTACCGGTGAACATCGAGATCAAGCAGGCGGACCCGCCCATGGAGCAGCAGGTGTGGGAGCTGGTCCAGAAGTACGGGGCGGAGGACCGGGTGCTGGTCGCCTCCTTCGACGGCACCGTGGCCCGGCGGTGGCGGGAGCTGGCGGGCACCCGGGTGGCCACGTCGGCGCCGGCCAGCCACATGTACCTGGTGACGGCGCTCCACCTGCCGTATCTCGACCGGCTCTACGCCCCGGTGTACGACGCGTTTCAGCTGCCGGTAGCGCAGAAGGCCGGACCGATCACCGTGCGGTTCGACACGCCCCGGTTCCTGGCCATGGCCGAGCGGCTGAACATCGCGGTGCACTACTGGACGGTGAACGACGAGGCGGAGATGAAGCGGCTCTATGCCCTGGGCGCCCACGGCATCATCACCGACTACCCCGACCGGGCGGTGAAGGTACTGCGGGAGCTGGGACTGCGGGACTAG
- a CDS encoding stalk domain-containing protein, whose translation MRTRDWLAAAVGLAVLTSLVPAPVTLAAAPVQVTLNGQPLALDPGAFIQDGRTLAPVRPIAEALGTEPIWNETDRTVVVTDGDRYLRLQIGNRLACVAPECAVTQLLDVPATIVAGRTFIPVRALAEAMGLGIEWDEATRTVRLSTEPGTEVPGTPDPGTPGTPGPGIPASPVTLEGVTQGQVITGPTALRAVGLDGTYAFFYLVDPVTRKGRVIAAGADVGAAYTYTPDPTLAGPREIIAAVRRSDGTLVYSAPVSVTVRPDTRIQLTGLTPGGTFTDPATIGHTINFVATHVVYQMIDTATGSVTHLATLGPGESFTWYPPTTANGAKAFQVVAYDRDGNAYHSDPVPVLVNTGYRTAFSSVSEGERVTGRARTLSVSANYPIQSVRFILDGRVLATENNYWWTYGPSDNGSHTLTVEVTDDRGVVHTVGPIRFEIDTEPGLWLYGVGPGQVITGEVQLMAMPNVPADTIKFYAEQDGVITLISEAKPGQYVAWTPPRSGGLKIYANAWLNGQWVVATAPFYVTAYMEPTYGPRPIVEKSRFKDFAAEMAVRSYRDTGMSAALQVAQAILETGWGQYIPVDKYTGQMSNNLFGIKGTGSAGSIVSTTWEVYNGQSYTVDARFRAYYSPAESWQDHKDLLLTASWYDVFRAVMSDPVLGAWGLRKGGYATDPNYPVKLINIMKENDLFALDEIQF comes from the coding sequence ATGCGCACCCGAGACTGGCTCGCCGCAGCCGTCGGCCTGGCCGTGCTCACCTCCCTTGTTCCCGCCCCCGTCACGCTGGCCGCGGCGCCGGTGCAGGTGACCCTGAACGGCCAGCCGCTCGCGCTGGACCCCGGCGCCTTCATCCAGGACGGCCGTACCCTGGCGCCGGTGCGCCCGATCGCCGAGGCGCTGGGGACCGAACCCATCTGGAACGAGACGGACCGCACCGTCGTCGTCACCGACGGCGACCGCTACCTCCGGCTGCAGATCGGCAACCGCCTGGCCTGCGTCGCCCCCGAATGTGCGGTCACCCAGCTGCTGGACGTCCCCGCCACCATCGTCGCCGGCCGGACGTTCATCCCCGTCCGGGCGCTGGCGGAGGCCATGGGCCTCGGGATCGAGTGGGACGAGGCGACGCGCACCGTGCGCCTCAGCACCGAGCCCGGCACCGAGGTGCCCGGCACGCCCGACCCTGGCACGCCCGGCACCCCCGGGCCCGGGATCCCGGCCTCGCCCGTGACGCTCGAGGGCGTGACCCAGGGCCAGGTGATCACCGGCCCCACCGCCCTGCGGGCCGTCGGGCTTGACGGCACCTACGCCTTCTTCTACCTGGTGGACCCGGTCACCCGGAAGGGACGCGTCATCGCAGCCGGGGCCGACGTCGGCGCCGCCTACACCTACACCCCCGACCCGACGCTGGCGGGACCGCGGGAGATCATCGCGGCGGTGCGCCGCAGCGACGGCACCCTGGTCTACTCCGCCCCGGTCTCGGTCACGGTCCGGCCCGACACCCGCATCCAGCTCACCGGGCTGACGCCGGGCGGCACCTTCACGGACCCCGCCACCATCGGCCACACCATCAACTTCGTGGCGACCCACGTGGTCTACCAGATGATCGACACGGCCACCGGCTCGGTGACCCACCTGGCGACCCTGGGTCCGGGGGAGAGCTTCACCTGGTACCCGCCGACGACCGCCAACGGCGCCAAGGCCTTCCAGGTGGTGGCCTACGACCGCGACGGCAACGCCTACCACTCCGACCCGGTCCCGGTGCTGGTCAACACCGGCTACCGCACCGCCTTCTCCTCGGTCTCGGAGGGCGAGCGGGTCACCGGACGGGCGCGGACCCTCTCCGTCTCGGCCAACTACCCGATCCAGTCCGTGCGCTTCATCCTGGACGGCCGGGTGCTGGCCACGGAGAACAACTACTGGTGGACCTACGGCCCCTCGGACAACGGCAGCCACACGCTGACGGTGGAGGTCACCGACGACCGGGGAGTCGTGCACACCGTCGGACCGATCCGCTTCGAGATCGACACGGAGCCCGGCCTCTGGCTCTACGGCGTCGGGCCCGGCCAGGTGATCACCGGCGAGGTCCAGCTGATGGCCATGCCCAACGTCCCCGCCGACACCATCAAGTTCTACGCGGAGCAGGACGGCGTTATCACCCTGATCAGCGAGGCGAAGCCCGGTCAGTACGTGGCGTGGACCCCGCCCCGCAGCGGCGGCCTGAAGATCTACGCCAACGCCTGGCTGAACGGCCAATGGGTCGTCGCGACCGCCCCGTTCTACGTCACCGCCTACATGGAGCCCACCTACGGGCCGCGGCCCATCGTGGAGAAGTCCCGCTTCAAGGACTTCGCCGCCGAGATGGCGGTCAGGTCCTACCGGGACACCGGCATGTCCGCGGCGCTGCAGGTGGCGCAGGCGATCCTGGAGACCGGCTGGGGCCAGTACATCCCGGTGGACAAGTACACGGGCCAGATGTCCAACAACCTGTTCGGCATCAAGGGCACCGGCAGCGCCGGGTCGATCGTCTCCACCACGTGGGAGGTCTACAACGGGCAGAGCTACACCGTGGACGCCCGGTTCCGGGCTTACTACAGCCCCGCCGAGAGCTGGCAGGATCACAAGGACCTGCTGCTCACCGCCTCGTGGTACGACGTGTTCCGGGCGGTGATGAGCGACCCGGTCCTGGGCGCCTGGGGGCTCCGCAAGGGCGGCTACGCCACCGACCCCAACTACCCGGTGAAGCTGATCAACATCATGAAGGAGAACGACCTGTTCGCACTGGATGAGATCCAGTTCTGA